ATGTCCCTTAGTACTCACTAACGTTGGCAAACATCTATAGTCACCCTCTGACTCATCAACAGGCTCTGCCGTTGGCGTCAGCGCAGGATATGCCCCCTTGGCGATAGGAACGGACACTGGAGGATCTTTGATCACACCGAGCACCCGAGCGGCATTATATACTCTCCGACCAACGATGAACTTGGTCCCACAGGATGGCTTGATACCTCTGTCTCATTTATTCGATACTGCAGGGCCGATGGCAAAATCGCCTGCTGATCTGGCAAACCTTTTGGATGTCTTAGTCACTCCAAAGGgaagcagaaagagaaagtTTCATTCTCAAATGATGGCTGATGACTTTAGAGACTTCAAAATCGGATTTCTCTCTCCAGATAAATGGTTCTTTGACTCTAATCTACAGCGCCCAGTGCCAGAAGCCACGGCGCAGATAGTAAGATGAATGAAGGCTGGAATTCTTTACAGACTCACTAAACAAACATCTCCAGAAAAAAGACACTCTGGCTGCTTACGCAAAGATTGCGCTTACGGCAAAGGCCTTCAAAGAAGTAGAACTTGTATCCATCGATACATTTGAAGTGAATGGGCGGCATAGCTTCTACGACATTCAAGGTGAACTGCCTCTTGCTCGAACTGCCACTGAAATATGATCTAACTTGTTCAGCGGCTCGGTTTAAACCCACATTTGAAGCTTACCTTGAAACGCTCGAATATTCCCAAGTACGGAGCCTGGATGAACTCATAAGGTTCAACCAGAACCATGCAGAAAAAGCGCTTCCACCAAGCAAGTCGCCCGTTCATCAGACAAAGTCCCAGTTTGCCACTGACCCCTACTCAGGCTACGATAACCAAGACCAGCTCCAGAACGCCGCCACAATGACAATGTCCGATGAAGAGCATGATTTTCTTCTAAGACATGCGCGAAAAGTTGGCCGTGACATTGGCATTGACAAGACACTCAAAGAATATGACGTAGATCTAGTCATTGCGCCAGGAGACTCTCCCGTAAACCTGCTGGTGTCGGCTGCAGGTATGGTTCCATGACACCCAAGTTCCTCGTGGGCATTTTTTAACCATCGACAGGCTACCCTTCCGCAacgatgccattgtcatACCTCGAGTACAATGGCCGGCCCATTGGTTTGGTTGCATTTACGACTGCCGGGGGTGAAGAAATGCTGTTAAACTTCCTGCGTGCGTACGAGAATACCTTTCCAAAACGGCGCGCTCCCAGTCTCCTCTAAAGCAAGACGTTATACAATAAGAGGCAGTAAGGAAAGCCATTGCGGTTGTAGTTATGCTAGCACCATGCTCTTATAATACATATTCCCGTCAAACTACTCTACTCATCAGGCACAAAAGCAGCAGCTATCCGTGAACTGTCAAAATACTCCCGGTACAGAACAATCTTGCCATTCTCAGCGCGGAAATACGACACGTAATTCTGCTCGTACTTTTTCCCCGTCAACGTCACCGTTCCAGTCATTGTGAATTCGACAAAAgcggcatcctcgtcatcgatGGGATAAATCCTTCTTATTTGGACGTTGAAATCATCGCCCATACTTCCGACGAAGCCCACTACTGAAGCGCCAATGGCCTCGAGTCCCTCTACTTTGGTAGGGTGGGGATGAGGCGAGTTTGGCATTTCCACCACGGCGTCGGGGGCGTATAAGCTGAGCCATGCTTGGTGGTCGACTTTAAGGGTCTGGAAGTGCTTCTCGACGAGTTGTGCTGCGTTCATATTGGAAACCTGCAGTAAAGGCTATGAATGGGATGTCAGTCGGGCAAAGCGCTTACATGATATCGATTGAATGCCTCACCTTGGTGGGAGCTGTGATGGAACAAGTACGGTCTGGTGTCACCGAATACGGCACTCTTTCAAAATGTGCTGTGAGAAAAGAGTTGTCACGATGTCTAGTATGGGCTCAAGCGGATTTAATAGTCCTCGCAGAAGGATTTAGTCTTGGGCTTTGCTGCGACTACAGTCAAACCAGAGCTGATGATCCATAGTGGAAGGAATATTGAGTGATTCTCCGCTCATTGGTCAGAAAATGACATTCATGGTCTGGCTTATTCGCTTGGAGATGGTTAGGCCAAGGTTTTGTGACTGTATTGAGCTTAAGTTGTACAGCGCTTGTTTATGCTTGATTATGTCTTTTAGCTAAGAAGAGTCTAGTTTTAGGATCCATGGAACAGATCAGACAGCTTGGGGATGATAACGTGTGATGGGATTGGCTTATGATACAAGCAGCTAAATCCCAGCAGTTGAATCACGCGTTGATTTTGGTTCTGTTAACACATATTCGGCTTCGTTTTCGCTTTCTCGATTGGTATAAATGAAGCTATCGTCCCACTATCAAATGCCCTGTCGAGACACAATGATGTCATCCTTGATTAGATAAGTCAGGTCAGCATAAACTCTGAAGCTGTACAGAATGAGGTACCCGAGTATGTGCAAACTGTGCTTGTGCTCATCCTCAATTGTAACACGTTGCACACAAAAGGCACGATCAAGTCAGAAATAGCACAGTACAATATTTGCCTAGGGTAAAGCACAGATCGACAAAAGGTTTCCATGCTATTTTAAGAAGCGACAAGCAGCTGTGCTTTGCATTGTGTACAGTGTGAGTATCTTATAAGAACTGTACGTCGCCCTTGGAAGCTTGCTGCATTTCTGTCCAATGACATGCCAGTCGCGTTCGTGTCCTTTTTGCTGCATCATCCAATCTTATCGCCCCTTCGCTTCTCTTCAACTACCGTCCGTCGTTTCGATCCTTTCTTATCTCGACGCCGGATTGCGCAACTGCCGATTAGATCTccgcatcttcttcttcttttctcttttcttctctcttcttcttctgacCGCTCGCTTTCCGGATCCCGGGGCACACAAGCCGCCACCATGGTGCTCAACGTCTTTCGCATTGCTGGTGAGTCCGTGGACGCTCCTCGAATCATTTACAGGGCGACGAACCGAGACGGATAGACGCAGATGCGCTAACGCAGGAACAGCGGATTTCTCGCATCTAGCGAGTATCCTCATCTTACTGCACAAGATGGTGCAGCTCAAGGTGCGTCTCTCCCATGCTGCCGCTCCTTTCCTTTCGCCTCTCTCGAAGCTTGACTAACTCGGCGCCTCGCCTTGCAGAGCTGTTCGGGCATCTCCTTCAAGTCGCAAGGCCTGTATCTGCTCGTCTACCTCACTAGATACCTCGGTATGCCTCTCACCAGCCATAAATAA
The sequence above is drawn from the Trichoderma breve strain T069 chromosome 5, whole genome shotgun sequence genome and encodes:
- a CDS encoding snoaL-like domain-containing protein; the protein is MNAAQLVEKHFQTLKVDHQAWLSLYAPDAVVEMPNSPHPHPTKVEGLEAIGASVVGFVGSMGDDFNVQIRRIYPIDDEDAAFVEFTMTGTVTLTGKKYEQNYVSYFRAENGKIVLYREYFDSSRIAAAFVPDE
- a CDS encoding amidase domain-containing protein; translation: MSAANNTQPNFPGAHLSSDQESSAPRIMLCPPYTAYSILLLLLMCSMVYFFRLAWPFSWPSGTSRRSIDLLTATAEDLQQLLTAGELTSVELVDRCFAQIDRHDDCLKAVLQKNPQARTVAAALDLERKNGHLRGPLHGIPILIKDNIATHPSLGMNTTGGSLALLTSRPSKSAEIIERILEAGMIIIGKTQLSELAGFKGSNIMPGWSALGGQTQSAYTIGDSPSDSSTGSAVGVSAGYAPLAIGTDTGGSLITPSTRAALYTLRPTMNLVPQDGLIPLSHLFDTAGPMAKSPADLANLLDVLVTPKGSRKRKFHSQMMADDFRDFKIGFLSPDKWFFDSNLQRPVPEATAQIKKDTLAAYAKIALTAKAFKEVELVSIDTFEVNGRHSFYDIQAARFKPTFEAYLETLEYSQVRSLDELIRFNQNHAEKALPPSYDNQDQLQNAATMTMSDEEHDFLLRHARKVGRDIGIDKTLKEYDVDLVIAPGDSPVNLLVSAAGYPSATMPLSYLEYNGRPIGLVAFTTAGGEEMLLNFLRAYENTFPKRRAPSLL